The DNA segment ACAGGAATAGtagacagttttttgttttgttttgttttgttttaagtccaCAAGTGTCCCCTTAAGAAATATGCTCAAGCCATTACAAGTCATTTACCCCTACCCTACAGAAACCCAATTATTCTTTTCACACTGCAAAAGTGCCTCACTACTTTAATCAGCAATATACAGTGGAGATAACAACAGGCTATGAACAAAATAGACATGTGCCACCTTTCTGACTCTCACAGCTTTAGCACTGGAGACTTTGGTTTTCCTTATGTATACACACTCTGAATTCCAGAAAAGGctgaataaaatgtaaattaaaactgccTAAAAGCCAAAGCATCCACAAtcccattttttttcaatatctcATAGGAGAGAAGAATGTAGTAAGACACAGTTAGTCACATAAATAAGGGTTGCAGGGCAGTCATGAAATAGTTGAACTATTAGAAATAGCCTTAGGTAATAATGTATTACAGGTCAATTGAGTCATTGGTGCCATGGACCCAGCAGGGGTTATATAACTTAGAATTCTTGGTTcaagatggaaaacaaaaacaaaacaaattcgcTCCTTCAAAAATGATTCAtagaggtggcacacacttataatctcaTCATTTGCaaagcagagtcaagaggatTGCCATAAGTTCAGTGCTAACCAGGGCTGTATGTTGGGTTTCTGTCTTATAAAAATAATGATCATAACTGTGCTGACTACCAGGGTAGCCGGACATTAAACTAGGTGCAGGAAACATCTAAATTTGAGCCCTTATATGTGGTTGTAGAAGTTGCATATTAAGGATGTTAGTATTAAACCATCTCAGATCCAGCTGGCTTTTGAGAATATCAGAGAAGCCTGTAATTCCCCTCCAGATGGCCTTAGATTACTATTCTCAGAGCTAAAGTGCTACAAATTTCTCTTTAGACATATTATCTTATGCCTTTCCTTTGGAGTCTGAATATTATCATGGTAAATATCTTCTGATGATAACTGATGAATGTGTTACTAAATATGGCTCTCAAAAAGATAAATCTGTATGCTCAGTTTGTAGACAGCCCAGCCAATGGTTTAATATACAAGTAGGATCTCTCACCTTCACCTTCTTTCTAGAAGCTAATTGCAGAGACTCACTCCCTTAGTTCTAAGTGGTCACAACAATTCCTGGCCCACAGTATCCTCTCTACTCAAATATGTAGCTCACTCTTTTCCTTCAGATGATTCACTAATTCTCCATTAAAGCAGTGAGACAGAGTAGAAGATTAGAAAAGACAAGAGTTGAAATCTAATTAGAAATGGTTTCAAGTGACACTTTTGTCACATTTAATtttgtataataaatattttatttttcaaatagtaACTTAATGATCCATATAACTATTCTCTAAGGTGAAGATGATCATTGTCACTTGTTTCAGATGAAGAAAATTAGGTCCAGAGAGGCTAAGTGACTTGTTCAAGAATACAGAACTGGTGAGTGACAGAGctgaattttaaatttctgtgtgCTGCCTCTTCAGTACCTATTCTTTAACATATATCATCTTTGTGCTGACTCTCAACTACTTGGCCTTTATCCATACTCATGAGGTCACTCACTGTGGTCAGTGCTAGAATGCCATAAATCTTATTCAGTAATTATAAAAgttaattttagaaatgaaatacTAAATACTTTAATCAGACTTCATGAAATACTTTATCAGACTTCATGAAAATATTAATCAATCcataaactttgtttttatttaatacacTTTCCATGATTTATGGAATTGAGTTCAAATCTTGTCTTCCTTTTAGAACCATCAAAAGATAAATTAGGCCTTTCTTACTATTATCTTCACTTTTTGATATATGCTCACTGCTGTCTTCATTTTCAAGCTTCATAATTCTCCAAGCATTTTAAAGTTTAAACTCATTCTACTGTCCCTCTGTTCCAAAAGTCTTCTCCAAAAAAAAGTACTAGTCCAGTCCTTAttaatctttttctattttgatcCTGACCTCTTATATTCTTTTTGAAGATACGTAAATCACCTGTCCTGTTTTGTTATGAATTCCCTGATGGTAAGCATTGAGTCTTATTTCAAACATGTATCTTCTTTTTTCCTGATATCTTGGTGGCCTTAAAGCAGATTTGGTGGCTTGTGAATTTTCCATTAGCTCTAGCATCTTTTGTCCCAGTGTACACACTTTGCCTTCAGAAACACCTGTAGATTTGTTTGAGATGTGCACCAGCACACAGTAAGTGCTCCATAAATCATATTTCTAGAGACAATCTGGTACCACATAAGGGCTACCAGCAATTACATATATTCTTCATGTAAATGAATTTATCCAGTTAGAATACTTAAGGGCTGCAATGAGCATATGTGAAAGAGAATCTTTAAAGTTTATTAAAGACAAAAGGAGAATTAGAATTTTTAgggcatttttaatttttttgtattgtagAACAGGTGTGatatttgttgaaaataatttcttattaaaGGTAATATTTCAATTTTGAGAATAATTTAATACCTTAATGAATTGAAATACACTCCAATTTTGCCTAGTGAGTAATTTTAAATGGCTTAATCTCATTATTATTGTGGGGGGTATAAGAATAGGAGGCTCAATGGACCTCTTACTGTTATCATATTCTTCTCAGTCAGAGCATAAGAAGGAATCAGCATgatttaaaagagaaatcaagacagaatcttgtttaaaaatattgaaaattcttTTCTCCGGACCAGGGATCCAAAAGGTTTCTCTTGCACAGGTGACAAGAGAAAATTGTGActgtattataaattatttttatactttgttAAGTTTCTTCTGGTGAGAAACTCAGGAAATctgacaggaagaaaaagacaggCAAGGCTTTGCCCCACTTTAATCTGTAAAAAGAAGAATTATTAACTTATCTTGAATCTTCATATTTCATGTTTGTACAGTAGAACTGAATTtcctaaaaacaaaatctaaataatacaattttaaaataatggtaGTAAATGTTCAAGttagatattttaaatgtaatcatACTGAGATTAAATGGTTAATATCTAAATTGTatccttttcatttaattttggagGTTTAATTTGGAGGGGACAAAGAAACTTTACTTCCTTTTATTAACATTCTTTAGCAAGACAGAAGGAAATTTTGAGCCAAGTATTGTTGGGTTTTTCTTTGATTAACTAATAATGTCTTTAATCAGACCCTCAAACACCTCTGGAAAGTAGAGCTTTCTGAggggattttgttttctttttatttttccactcGTGCAAAACATATGATAGCAGAATATTACAAAGttgaggtgtttttttgtttgtttgtttgtttgtttttttgtttccattaaaaTCTATTTGGCAAGATAGGCACACACTGGCCTAACATTAAAACTATGACTGAAATTTATGACCAAGAATAAGCCCCATACCACTTCTCATCTAAAGTGCTTTGCTCACTGGAATGAATCATTAAATTTATCAAGCTCAACTGATTTATCCAAAGGTCCATCAGTTTTGTTCCTGATAAGAAATCTGTCAGTGTTGACTGAAAGTGTGATGTGATGAACAACTCAGTGGATAAAATACTGTTTTCCCTTATATGTGATATATGGTCTTCCTAGATGGATTCAAATTTTAATTTGCTTAGTCACCACACAGAATAGCTAAAATTATTCAACAGAAAAGATAATCCCCTTGAAAAAATAGGTATGTGGAAAATCATAATACCCAACCCCCAAATAAATGGTAAGATATGATTtataaagaagttttaaaaagtgtttaagCCTTTTAAATAAAAGTTAGGGAGAAGAATTCAGTATAAATTATGCATTTGAGTCCTGAAGAGACAAAATAAGATTAGGATTATATCCAAAATGGAGTACTGAAGAAAAAAGTAAGGTAAGAGATTTTAATAATAATTGTCTGAATGTCATTCCTTATTTCAACTGTACCAAACATTTTCTGGTGGCCTAGATCATAAAATACCAAATGATAAGATATTCATTAAAATCATCCAGTCCATTACTCTTCTGACAGGAAAGTTTAGATCCAATGAGAACTATGATTTTTCCTGGCAACTTTATGGTATTTTTAAGAttaggatgtggtgatattttatttgtgcaccctaataaagcttatctgaggatcagaggaaaaagccagccactatactaaatttagaggtcaggcagtggtagcacatgcctttaaccctagcatttgagagactccatcggtgagttcaaggccacactgggaacagggccaggcatgatggcacccgcctttaatcccagcgctagttaaccatagagttctggaggtctgtacaaacagacaggaagtgatacaactgggcagaaagaggaagtgatgtagctgggaggagagaggaagtaagatggcagggcacagaaaggtatataggcgtgaatatacaggaagtagctccctctggatgctgaggagttggtaagatgAAGTTGGCTATGGctttttctattcctctgatgtctcagttttcaccccaatatctggctatgggttttttattaataagaccatttagcaatttgtcttacatcaGGATCTCAAAAAATAGGAGTCATCTCCGGGAAATACAATCTGTAGGTTCTTATTCTATATACATAACATTTTGTGAAACCACCTTATTCTGAAAGAATTGGTATTTGATATGGGCTTGACTCCAAATAGTCCCTTGCCTATCTGGAAGACTTAAGAATCTAGTCAGTCAAACTTTGGAAAACTTTATCATTCAACCTCGTAGAGTGGATTTTTACTCAACTCATAATCACTCATTTCCAAAAGCCAGTAACAGAGCAGCCCCATGATCATTAAAGCTACTTTGAGCTCTAGAATGTTATCACTGGATTCAATGGACAAAATCATACATCCCTAAAACTGGGACCTCCCTTTATGTAAATGTTTGATATTTTTTGCTTCCTATTTGCATAGCTATTCTTCTATACTCATGtgggttgtgtgtatgtgtatgtgtgtgttttacttatACTCTGTAAACATGTTACAACTGAGTATCTAAGAGTTTCTAAAACAGCCAATCATCCATTGTTAGTAAACTATGAAATTTGATTCCTTGAGTGTCAACCTTTTCTTCAGTCTTCATATGAGAAGCAGCATGTCAACCATTCAATAAAGCAATTTTTATCCTCAATTGATAAcaatataaaaggaaaagaggCTTTACTTCACAGGGAATTCATTAAGAATTCATTTATCTAATGCTTCCTGTCTGGTAGTCAGTTTGTAAGCTAGAAGCTACCTTAGATTACTAGTTTTGTTAACATTCTGTCATGAACATAATGTCCCAAAATTCCAGATAATAATTCTGACAGATAACCAGGACAAAGTTGTTTTACATGTCAAATGTTattgtaaatgtaaaataatattttaacatgaaattaatgaaaatgatGTAAACTGTTTACAGAGCTATTTCccagggaaatataaatcaaatgcACTTTCAGCCCAGATTCAGAAATAACTACATCTATTTTGATGGCTTTATTCCTGTTTTAACTGTCACATATGGACTTGTTAATGAATACTTACATAATTTTCCTGATATTTACCAGTGACTGGATAATCTGTGCTAACACCAATTTTCATCCTTTAAATTTTCATCCTTTAACAAAACACTTTCAAATGTGGATGTTTCAATTGTTTCAGCTACCCTGTGAATGGTATATGAATACTCAGGCTATATTGTACTTATATTGACAACCTTAGCAGAAGGTAATTAATCTGTCTTTAAGTCTTCATACCCAGCACAGCATTCTCAAATCCTTGGCTGCTACACAGTTGTTGATGAAGAATATATGGAAGATATGCTGAGACTTTAGCCAAGGTAGCCACTTTCAAAATAGCACCATAATCACAGGAACAAATTAgtatctctcttcctctctcatcatTTCTCTTCAACTCATTTTAAGGAATACAATTAATAGCATTTCTATGTGTATTCCACTCAttcttttactttataaaatgtgAATTTGTCAGATTATGTATAGCATTAGAAAAAATACAGCGAAAAATAGATTTCAATGTAGAAGTGTATGTGTTGGATATGGGGACTGGAAAGTCAGTAAATATTGTTTAAGCTCCTAGAGACACATGTATctgaattgttttattattattatttgcttttacttttcaAGTATGATACTAACAAATACTCATGgagaaatattaatattttttaaatcttattttatatcAAACATGAAACACATAATCACTTAAAGGATGAAaatgttcatttcccagcactgggacagcATATATCAAGGCAAAGTGGACAGCTCTCAAATTTGTCATTAATTCTTCTCAAGATTCCAAAAAACtagggctgagtgtggtggtgcaagcctttaattccagcactcaggaggaataggcaggcagatctttgtgaatttgaggccagctatgtctaaaagcaagttccaggacaaccaggaccttgtctcaaaaaaagaaaagaaaaaagaaaaaaagaaagaaaaaaagacttcaaaaacTTTTCTAACTAatccaaaatgtgtgtttttagtgaatattgaatatttatttattaactgaaTGCTAACTACAGCATAATGTAACTAAACAGCTTATCTAGCTTATCCAATAAAATACAATATCATTTGATCACACTTTCAGTATTTCATTTTGCCTATTAACAGCCCAAActatgtcatttattttcttaaacaatGTCACTATTTGGCACAAGAGTCTATTTACATAATAAATTGTTTCATTTGCTGTTTATTACAGTAACTTAAGGACAATTATTTGCAACTAAGTCTAACAGAATTTGTACAGATACTGTCAAGCTAAAATACTGCTAAAAATTTCTAACACACATGCATTTCAGTATGTTTACAtagtaacatattttttttttttataaaacctgTATCTCTACCCACTTTATAGGATATGAATACAAGAGTCAATCTACCCTCTAAGGAAACAAGGTCTTGGGAGGGGAGATGCTGCTGAGCAAGGGTCCTGTGTCCAATTCAGTTGAAATGGGCTTGCTAGTCCAGATGTTCAGGAATGCTATTGTACCATCATAAAATTATAGATGGCTCAGTTAACATTAAACTGCAGCAGACTTTCAAGTATAAGCCCTTAGCAACCAAGAAGTGGATAGCACAAGTAACACTGACAAAACATACTCTTATTATGCATGTGAGCTTGGTTTTAAGCAAAATTGATATTGAAAATCCAAACATACAAAACAGAGTGGTTGTTTGCATTATAAAACTTTTTTGCCACATAGGGGGATtcccacattttatttaaatggcGGCTCCCTTGATGCACTTAAAATACAATTTGGTTTCTAAGACTTTAATTTACATACTACTTTTTACACAACAATTATAAGGAGCAAAGTAGACCTATACAAAGTACTTCAATCTCTTTTACATAATTCTCTTATCATTGAGTTGGTAAAAGGCGTGTGAGCTGAAAGAATACCCTTTAagccactaaaataaaaaataaatatttcctgtaAAACATGAACGTTCTATAAAATTGAAGTATATCAGTGttttttatatttacaatttGGGTATTCAACTTTACAAAGTTGATGTAGATAGTACAAATATATAGCTATCATCAGGCCATAATATTGGGACTAAATCTgctgtgatttattttatattagtgGGATTTTTCCCCTTTTAAGTACATAATTCAAAAGATGTGTTAATAGCACTTACATTTTAACCAATCTATTTATGATTGATCAGTCCAATATTTTACTCCAGAGAATTTACAAACTAAACCTTCATTACTGTCCCCACTTCTTACCTGGGGttgattttcaaaaaataaagctCTCTTTTATCGTGTATTAAGCTCCTTGCCAAATTTGGGAGATCTGTGGGGAGAAGGGGATTTAGtaacagtgggagtaggagtGAAGGCTTGGAGTGAGGCATTTAGAGATCCTGTCTAATATATATCTGTGGCCCCTCAGCACACAGTAGATCCAGGCACCAGGGAAGAGAGTACTCAAGATGATGTGTgcctgaattaattaattaattaatgatgaAACAAATTGAGTAAGAGAACCATCTGGAAGGACTTGTTCACTCTAGCATTCAATCTAGTATGCTTCTGGAATGTGTACTATCATAAAGTTTTCAGGGTTTGAGAAATGGCAGAATATCTCTGATtcattacatatattttaaaaatctgtaaaatattGAGCCCTTTATGATACagaattatttagaaaaattaaGTCACCTTATAAGTCAGAGGACAAAGAGGACATTGAAGAGTCTTTTTCTTACTCACCAAATGCCTGAGGGAAGAAGGCACACAGGTTGGGCTAAGTCCATACCAAACATTCTTGGCAATGGTGTCAAGGTTGAGGAAAAGtacttttgagaattttgtacaaattTACCCACTGGTATATGCAGAATCCATGAAAGCAATTAATTAAGCACTAAAATCTTGAGTAATTGCTATTTGACATTTGTAGGGCCAGGCATCTATCTGTTCCAGGCAGGGTCCTAGGAATGTTATTACCTTGTTTGGAACCATTCCTGCTAGACTCACACTCATTACAAGATGCTTGTAAAATAgtaagggaaataaaaaaaaatcaagctggaggagttaaaaataaaaatcttaaagtaAAATAGGCTTGAAAGTGCTTGAGCttataaagaaaatcaaaatataacCAGTAGGAATGCCAATAAGTTAATTAAACTTGAAGTGCTTATGCTTGCATTTGACAGTAAAGATTAAAACACAAGGTGTGCTATTATACTTTTAAATGAAACCATTTGGATCACACCTGAAAGACTTGagtttaaaaatcaatataaataaagaaaaaaatctagaagcaTGAAAATATTGAAGTAAATAGTAATTATTGAGCTAAAGAGTTTGTGGATTTGAGTTCTTCCAGGAGGcctctttaaaaattatgaaaatgaatGAGAAGTAAAGTTTATTTCATTAAGCAACTTTTAAAacttctattttatatatatatacatatatatatacatacatacatatatatgtatatatatatatatatatatatatatatatatatatatatatatataaaatcactcAAAGATCTCAAAGATGAGGTGGTTTCCAGGAGCTATCTCCATGTCCAACTAATTCAGTACTCTAGCTCCTATGGTATGAAATGTAAAATTTCTTTATTAGCATATGTATAGATCACATTGACCCATCATTTTCAATTGTGAGTTAATGGATTTAAATGGCAGTTTTGACTTTTAAGCAAACAGTGAACATACAAGTCAGTCAGTGTCCTTTACTTTTATATATGGACACAATTATCTTCTGTTATTTAAAAAGTCCATTTGCACCATTAATTATTAATCCAAATGATTTGGATTTAAGTAATTTCTAATTGAAAGCCTGTAACATGATTTGTTAATAGTAGTAATGTACTATTAGTCATTTTAAAGCTTTAAAAGTAAGTTATCAGGATCCACTTCAATCTCCACATGATAATAAAGGATTATTATGTGCAGTAACCTATTTATGAAAAGGAAACAGTGTGCTTCTTTCAGACGCCATCACTTGCTTTAATAAGGAATTGAAAAGCTGGACTACTTTATATGCAGATCACCATCCCAGTTGCATAAGGATTTAcaatagacaaaacaaaactattttttgttGTAAAGAAAGGCTGTTTGTTTAAATCATACAATAATGTTTGCATCTAAAAATTACTTACAGTCTAATAAGACTTCATAAATGTTATATAGAGTTGGTTAGTTAAAATAATTGACTgctaaaaccaaaataaaaggtTTGCTCAAGCTAACAAGAAAAATTTCAAGTAAAGCATGCCCAaaaaaggcagaaggaaaaaaGACGCATACAGCTGTGGATTAGGTAACTATTAATGGATTTGGAGATGCAAATAGTACATGATTTGATAGCACCTCATTAATGCTTCAATTAAAGTCAAGAGGAAAATCTAGCTTTGTCAGAAAATGTGAAAATTGAAAAGAATTTTGTGTCTAATTTTTGatcctcaaagaaataaaatgtaacatatGCAATTTTCTCTCTGCTGTCTTGAATTTGCAGAGAAGTTATGTGGGAAGTTTTCATCTTACCTTTGAAGTCTTCCTTCAAGGTATTTAATGGCTCTTGTGTCTTGGTTAAATGAGGTGTGTGGCGGCCTCTACTGGTATGTGTTTATAGAAAATGTTGCAATAGgcagaaaaaatattaatttcaattaaaaagttagaaatacagattttcctttaaatatataaaaatagctaATTTGATGCAGAAAAATATACTACAATTGTGTAATGTACTCTTAATTAGGAAAATAATCTAAAACATTGACCATGTTAGTGTAAAATAATGATTTACAGAAGGGCATTAATTGTTCAATTCACTCTGATATTgggttaaatatattttattaatgaattGCTAATCCTGACAGAGGTGGCTTATTACCTCTAGTCCACTGTTAAATCCCCTTTCTTGACTTAAATAAAATCACTTATAACAAACCCAGAAGAAAGGacatattttacatttaagtCTATAATGTCctaagctagaatcatctgatgACAGGCTGGTTTCTATACCTCAAGCAAACTGTACGCTGGCTTAATATAGCTGACACATAGATCTATTTTACATTGATTtcgatttttaaaatacaacacattaaaatacttttaattttcaaagcTAAAAGCAATATTTAAGTAATATACTTAAGTGCAAAGGCACTTTAACACAAAGTAGCGATGCCCAGGCCTATACTTGGTAACTGAAGATGACAATAACATAGATTATTATTTACAAAAGAAGTTGTAGTCCCAAAAGATCTTTGGAGATCTTCTACAAAATATTCTCATTTGAAAACTTTACTTACTATTCCTTCATTCACTACCATTTCTTTCTACTCCcacactgggaaaaagaaaagaaagaaaacagaaacaaaacctaaATAATATACATGAAAAAATGCAATGTAGAAACATTCATGTTTACTGATGGTTCCTAAGATGgtgtgggtggaggtgggagatcaagagaaaaataatttaaaggaataTCATTGCTTCACCCCTTTTCCCAACTGCTTTCAGGCTCCCATTAGCACTGGGGAAGGGAGGACACAACAAAAGCAAATGCAGTGCTTCCAACAGTTTGGAGAGCATCCTTTGATGCTATAGGGTAGTAAATGATTTCCCTTCACAGCTGACTGATTGCAGTTTGCTTTTCCAGAACTTCGAGGTAGTCTGGTTCTGATTGTGGCTTAGCTTGCAGTAAAGGGTGGTCTGGCTTTGACTGCCCCACAAAGCATTTTCTGGGAGTCCCATATAAAACGGTTTTATTGATTCTCTCTTGGTTTTGGCGTTGAGATTCATATGAAGGGGCAAACTGCTTTTTAGGTAAGGTACAAAAGTTATAGTGGACTAGGCCTGCACTGGGGAGTTCCTTAACTCGCTCAGCAATATTCTGATACAGCAGCTCAGGCTCTCTTGGTGTGGCCTGCTTTTCTAGCAACTCAGTGGCACTTATTGTGTAAGCAAGTGTTGCTggctcttcttttttctcctccaggTTGCTATAGCTGAAGTCCTGCAGGTTTCTGTAATAGGCTACTGGGTCTCCTTCTTTTTGCATGTAGATGGGGTTTTGGCACATCTGACCCACAGGTGGGGGAATGTAATTATAGACATGACCATCAGCTTTATCATTTGTTTCGGTATTGTAAGACCCATATTGTAACTGGAAAGAACTTACATCTAAATTGTTGGCACTCCTGGGAACAGTTGGCACTCCCTTTCGACGTTTCAGAACAAAGACGAATAACCCCGCCCCAAAACACACAGACAGGATAAAAACAACAAGCAATCCTAAAATTAAGACAGAAAGTGGAACTTCAGTGtgtagttcagggtaagaactagGAGACACACTAAGTGACCtaggtgtgtctgtgttgtgATTCATTGATAAAATAGTCCCATCAGACAAGTTAGGATTATCTGGACAAATAGCCTCCCTTCCCAAGAATTTCAGTATCTCCCCTGCATGCTTAGCGGGAGATTCACAAGTCACCTCATTGATGATGACAGGAGAATTGGCATGTTCAGTCCAGTCCTTTAGCCCCATGATGTCACAGGTACAGTCCCATGGGTTCTCTTGAAGATCTATCTGAACAAAAGCAGGAAGCTGATCCAGAACCCCTTTCACAGGCAGGTGTGAAAAATGATTGTTTCTCAGATTCAGCCTGGTGAGGGCTGTGCCTCCAAATATATTATCAGGTAAGGACCGCAGCAGGTTGTTATTCAGAAACAGGAGCTGGAGGTTAATTAAAGCATCAAAGGTCAGTGGCTTAATCTCTTTAATGACATTATACTCTAAATAGAGATACTGCAAGCTCTGCAGTCCATCAAACATAGAAGGATACAGCACTTCAAGGTAATTGCCATTTAGATAAAGTCTGCGTAAACTGGTCAGGTTTGTAAAGGCACCTTCCTGAATGACTGCAATTCTGTTGTTTCCTAAATGCAATAAATCCAGTGAACTGTATTCTAAGAGGTCATTCTTATATACTGTTTGGAGATAGTTGCCTGTTAGGTAGAGTTTCTTTGGACTAGTAGGTTTGGGCTGCAGGTCAGAGATGTTAGTGAACTTCCTTTCTTGGCAGTTAACATTTAAACCATTATCTGAGGTCTGAGAGGTACACACACAGCTGCTGGGACAGGTGAGGGCCACAGGGGACTTGGTCTGATACACCATGATCGGGCCAAAGCTCTGCCGGTCTTTTGACACAGTCACTCGTGGAGTTGGACGATTTCTCATTTTGGGTGGCCGGCTTGCTTTTGGGGCCTTAGTTGGATTAAGAGCAGGATTCACTGTTGGGGACAACCTTTGGACATGAGTATCTGAATGACTGCTCCTCTGACTAGAATCTCCACTTGCACTTTTTCTGGGACAGAGGTCTTGTCTGGTCAGTTGGGTCACATCTTTCCCATGTAACCTGAAAGGAGTTTCACAGACAATCTCCCCAACAAAAACAGTAATGGTGTCCAGCCATGCCTTaagaggaagtaggtcacaggTGCAATTCCATGGGTTTTCTTCCAGCTGAATTTCCATGATTCCTCCAATATGTTCAAGGACACCAGCAAAAGGCATTACTTTCAACCTGTTTCCCCTTAGGTCTAAGTGAGTTAGCAGGACAAACCGAAACACATTACTAGGCAGAGACAGCAAAAGATTGTCGTTCAAGATGAGCACTTTGAGCTTATTCAGTTTGCTAAATGCCCCTGCCTCAATGGTGCTGATGTAATTGTAATCAGCTTGGAGGTACTCCAGGCTCTCTAGGCCTAGAAAAGTGTCCTCTCTCAATATCTCCAGTTTGTTGTTATTGAGGTGAAGTCTCTTCAGTGTCTTCAGACCGCTAAATGCCCCAGGTCGGATCTCCTGCAACCCATTGTTACCTAGATGAAGAGTCACTGCATTTGAGTAATTGACAAATTCGTTTGGATACAGTCTGGTCAAGAGGTTTCCGTTGAGAAACAGCTGATAGATGCGATACTGGGGGGGTTGGAGCAAGCTGACAGTTGTAAATCCTTTGTTTTCACAGTTAATATTCAgtacattttccttctcttcGCACAGGCAACGGATCTTGCAAATGTCTTTGGCAGTTTTGCGGCTCTCTGTCTGTAAG comes from the Peromyscus maniculatus bairdii isolate BWxNUB_F1_BW_parent chromosome X, HU_Pman_BW_mat_3.1, whole genome shotgun sequence genome and includes:
- the Slitrk2 gene encoding SLIT and NTRK-like protein 2, which translates into the protein MLSSIWFLSVLTVAGILQTESRKTAKDICKIRCLCEEKENVLNINCENKGFTTVSLLQPPQYRIYQLFLNGNLLTRLYPNEFVNYSNAVTLHLGNNGLQEIRPGAFSGLKTLKRLHLNNNKLEILREDTFLGLESLEYLQADYNYISTIEAGAFSKLNKLKVLILNDNLLLSLPSNVFRFVLLTHLDLRGNRLKVMPFAGVLEHIGGIMEIQLEENPWNCTCDLLPLKAWLDTITVFVGEIVCETPFRLHGKDVTQLTRQDLCPRKSASGDSSQRSSHSDTHVQRLSPTVNPALNPTKAPKASRPPKMRNRPTPRVTVSKDRQSFGPIMVYQTKSPVALTCPSSCVCTSQTSDNGLNVNCQERKFTNISDLQPKPTSPKKLYLTGNYLQTVYKNDLLEYSSLDLLHLGNNRIAVIQEGAFTNLTSLRRLYLNGNYLEVLYPSMFDGLQSLQYLYLEYNVIKEIKPLTFDALINLQLLFLNNNLLRSLPDNIFGGTALTRLNLRNNHFSHLPVKGVLDQLPAFVQIDLQENPWDCTCDIMGLKDWTEHANSPVIINEVTCESPAKHAGEILKFLGREAICPDNPNLSDGTILSMNHNTDTPRSLSVSPSSYPELHTEVPLSVLILGLLVVFILSVCFGAGLFVFVLKRRKGVPTVPRSANNLDVSSFQLQYGSYNTETNDKADGHVYNYIPPPVGQMCQNPIYMQKEGDPVAYYRNLQDFSYSNLEEKKEEPATLAYTISATELLEKQATPREPELLYQNIAERVKELPSAGLVHYNFCTLPKKQFAPSYESQRQNQERINKTVLYGTPRKCFVGQSKPDHPLLQAKPQSEPDYLEVLEKQTAISQL